A stretch of the Elusimicrobiota bacterium genome encodes the following:
- a CDS encoding NAD(P)H-dependent oxidoreductase, which yields MKILLISASPRKARSQTWALAKHVVKGLGPKARVETVHLRDLKIGYCTHCEACHVTCMRCPVKDDVHALLGKMLAADGIILATPNYINQVTAALKAVLDRSSHFIHCKRLMGKYLCAVVTSGSGTQDGLILDYLRHYAHICGAQFSGGVTACAYAMEKKAAEAVRFGKRFSQDISGRKRYPAQQRAIEAAMAHFGRIIALRKDHWRGEYAYWKEQGWL from the coding sequence ATGAAAATCCTGCTGATCTCAGCCAGCCCGCGCAAGGCCCGCAGCCAGACCTGGGCTTTGGCCAAGCATGTGGTCAAAGGCCTCGGCCCGAAGGCGCGGGTCGAGACCGTGCATCTGCGCGACCTCAAGATCGGCTACTGCACTCACTGCGAAGCCTGCCACGTGACCTGCATGCGCTGTCCCGTCAAGGACGACGTGCACGCCCTGCTGGGCAAGATGCTCGCCGCGGACGGCATCATCCTGGCGACTCCCAACTACATCAACCAGGTCACCGCGGCTCTCAAAGCCGTCCTTGACCGCTCCAGCCACTTCATCCACTGCAAGCGGCTCATGGGCAAGTACCTCTGCGCGGTGGTCACCTCGGGCAGCGGCACCCAGGACGGGCTCATCCTGGACTATCTCCGGCATTACGCGCACATCTGCGGCGCGCAGTTCTCAGGCGGCGTCACGGCCTGCGCCTACGCCATGGAGAAGAAGGCCGCCGAGGCCGTCCGGTTCGGAAAGAGGTTCTCCCAGGACATCTCCGGCCGCAAGAGGTATCCCGCCCAGCAGCGGGCCATCGAGGCCGCGATGGCGCACTTCGGCAGGATCATCGCGCTGCGCAAGGACCATTGGCGCGGCGAGTACGCGTACTGGAAAGAGCAGGGCTGGCTCTAG
- a CDS encoding N-acetylmuramoyl-L-alanine amidase, whose amino-acid sequence MGFWSLLCASLLLAPASSANDVGESVRFSGRAAARMEAVEPSGEGRVLFDTGDSDAPAFPYDTVLLQGIMPDGGLRLEVALPSLAGLWHTWTPVEVKRFPTGRFWARCRFAGPSRRPLRLRVVDAGVKTAHLFELYDAELFISGTGPEAEPRSRETPSVVVPSAGTYRFVRRADWGAQPPKGDYTAHAPGRLTMHHTAGRKPATYEEAAAEMRFIQDFHMNGRGWLDVGYHFIISPTGHVFEGRPEGVVGAHVLNHNTGNLGVSFMGNYHPPTSDQPTAEALDAFRALGRRLVVDYQIPGAQIQAHRDLGSTDCPGDILYAKLSELRAQIVAEAKLGTRRLSKGELPVEAYLKSLPW is encoded by the coding sequence ATGGGCTTCTGGTCATTGCTGTGCGCGAGCCTGCTCCTGGCTCCGGCCTCGTCGGCCAACGACGTCGGCGAATCCGTGCGTTTCAGCGGACGCGCCGCGGCGCGCATGGAGGCCGTAGAGCCCTCGGGAGAAGGGCGGGTCCTCTTCGACACCGGCGATAGTGACGCACCCGCCTTCCCGTATGACACCGTCCTTCTGCAGGGTATCATGCCGGACGGGGGCCTGCGCCTGGAAGTCGCGCTGCCCTCTTTGGCGGGGCTCTGGCATACGTGGACGCCGGTCGAGGTCAAGCGCTTCCCGACCGGGCGGTTCTGGGCGCGCTGCCGGTTCGCCGGCCCCAGCCGCCGGCCCCTGCGCCTGCGCGTCGTGGACGCGGGCGTCAAGACGGCGCACCTCTTCGAGCTCTACGACGCCGAGCTCTTCATTTCCGGGACCGGACCTGAAGCCGAGCCTCGGTCCCGGGAGACTCCGTCTGTGGTCGTGCCCTCAGCCGGGACGTACCGGTTCGTCCGGCGCGCGGATTGGGGAGCCCAGCCTCCCAAGGGCGACTACACCGCGCACGCGCCCGGGCGCCTGACCATGCACCACACGGCCGGCCGCAAGCCGGCGACCTACGAGGAGGCCGCGGCGGAGATGCGCTTTATCCAGGATTTCCACATGAACGGGCGGGGCTGGCTGGACGTCGGCTATCACTTCATCATCTCTCCCACCGGCCACGTCTTCGAGGGCCGGCCCGAGGGCGTGGTCGGCGCGCATGTGCTCAACCACAACACGGGCAACCTCGGCGTATCCTTCATGGGGAACTATCATCCGCCGACATCGGATCAGCCCACGGCCGAGGCGCTCGACGCTTTCCGGGCCTTGGGCAGGCGGCTGGTCGTCGACTACCAGATCCCGGGCGCGCAGATCCAGGCGCACCGGGACCTGGGCTCCACCGACTGCCCCGGAGACATCCTCTACGCCAAGCTGTCCGAGCTGCGGGCCCAGATCGTGGCCGAGGCCAAGCTGGGCACTCGCCGCCTGTCCAAGGGGGAGCTCCCAGTCGAGGCCTACCTGAAGTCCCTGCCCTGGTAG